GCGCCACCATGCCGACCTGCTGGAACCGGAATGGTGGCAGGCCTGTCGCGCCCACGTGGCGCAAGGCCGGATCGAAGAATTTTTCCCTTACGATACGGACAGGCGCCTGCGCCCGGCACCCGCCGGCGCGGCCTCGTAAAAGACGCTGTCCCGACCCTCACAGGAGCTAGTCATGTCAGACCCCATCGTTATCGTTTCCGTCGCCCGCACGCCCATGGGTGGCATGCTCGGCAGCCTGTCCGGCCTGGCCGCGCATGAACTCGGCGCGATCGCCATCAAGGCGGCCGTCGAACGCGCCGGCGTCAAGCCCGAGCAGATCGAAGAAGTCATCATGGGCAACGTGCTGCAGGCCGGCCAGGGCCAGGCCCCGGCGCGCCAGGCCGCGCTGGGCGCGGGCCTGCCGCTGGGCGTGGCGTGCACCACCGTCCACAAGGTGTGCGGTTCGGGCCTGAAGGCCGCCATGTTCGGCCATGACCTGCTGGCCGCGGGTTCGGCCAACATCGTCGTCGCCGGCGGCCAGGAAAGCATGAGCAATGCGCCCTACCTGATGCTCAAGGGCCGCCAGGGCTACCGCTACGGCCACAGCACCATCTATGACCACATGGCGCTGGACGGCCTGGAAGACGCCTACGACAAGGGCAAGGCCATGGGCGTGTTCGCCGAGGATTGCGCCGCCAAATACTCGTTCACCCGCGAGCAGCAGGACGCCTTCTCGCTGGAATCGCTGCGCCGCGCCCGCGCCGCCAGCGAGGACGGCAGCTTCAAGTGGGAAATCACCCCCGTCACGGTCGCCGGCCGCAAGGGCGACACCGTGATCGACACCGACGAGGCCCCCACCAAGGCCATGCCGGAAAAGATCCCGACGCTCAAGCCGGCGTTCAAGAAGGACGGCACCGTCACCGCCGCCAACTCGTCGTCGATCTCCGACGGCGCCGCCGCCATGGTGCTGATGCGCGCGTCCACCGCCGAGAAGCTCGGCGTCAAGCCGCTGGCCCGCATCGTGGCCCACAGCCAGCACTCGCAGGAACCGAACTGGTTCACCACCGCCCCCGTCGGCGCGCTCAAGAACCTGTTCGCCAAGACCGGCTGGAAGGCCGAGGACGTGGACCTGTACGAGATCAACGAAGCCTTCGCGGTGGTCACCATGGCCGCCATGGCCGACTTCAAGCTGCCGCACGACAAGGTCAACATCCACGGCGGCGCCACCGCCCTGG
The window above is part of the Achromobacter deleyi genome. Proteins encoded here:
- a CDS encoding acetyl-CoA C-acetyltransferase, producing MSDPIVIVSVARTPMGGMLGSLSGLAAHELGAIAIKAAVERAGVKPEQIEEVIMGNVLQAGQGQAPARQAALGAGLPLGVACTTVHKVCGSGLKAAMFGHDLLAAGSANIVVAGGQESMSNAPYLMLKGRQGYRYGHSTIYDHMALDGLEDAYDKGKAMGVFAEDCAAKYSFTREQQDAFSLESLRRARAASEDGSFKWEITPVTVAGRKGDTVIDTDEAPTKAMPEKIPTLKPAFKKDGTVTAANSSSISDGAAAMVLMRASTAEKLGVKPLARIVAHSQHSQEPNWFTTAPVGALKNLFAKTGWKAEDVDLYEINEAFAVVTMAAMADFKLPHDKVNIHGGATALGHPIGASGARLMTTLIGALRKTGGKRGVATLCIGGGEAVAMAIEMV